The DNA sequence ACGACCGACGCGATCACGGTCAGCAATGGCGGCATCGCAGATTTTGTCGGGCAGCCGCTTTCGGTGGCGCTCGGCGGCACGGTGTCGGTCGCGGATGCCAACTCGCAATTCAAAGTTGAGCAAGGCGCGACGTTTTCGGCCACGGGGCTGACGAATCACGGCCAGGTTACTGTCGGGTCGAATGCCGATTTCATCGTTTTCAACCCGGTGGTCAATCAGGCCACGGTTAACCTCAACGGCGGCGAACTCGACATCCGCGGCTTGCTCGGCAACGCGCCAGGTAGCACGATCCAAGGCACCGGCACGCTGAACACGTCCTCAGGACTGTCCAATAGCGGCAGCGTGCAACTAACAGGGCAGGCAAGCATATTTGGCACTGTCAACAATCTGGCAACCGGCGGCACGATCGAAGTATCAGGCGCGCAGAGCCACACGTTCTTCGGCGGTGTAGTCAACGACGGCACGTTCACGATCGACGCGGGTTCGAGCGCCGCGTTCCAGGGAGGCTACGCTGGTCCGAACGGCACGGCCGGCACGGGCACGGCCACTTTTGCCGGCGGGCTGTCACCCGGCGTTCCGACCGACATGGCTTTCGGCGGTAGTGTCGCGTTGCAGCATGCAAACGTTACCACATTGCAACTGGCAGGCACCACGGCAGGCAGTGGTTACGACAAGATCGACGTCGCGGGACAACTCAGTTTCGATGGCACGCTACTGGTGGCGCTGCAAAGCTTCACGCCGCAAGTTGGCGAGGTGTTTCACCTGTTTTCGTGGGGAAGCGAGGTCGGCACATTCTCGCAGTTGAGCTTGCCGGCGCTGCCAACCGGCTTGTCGTGGAACGCAGCGCAGCTTTACACGCAAGGTAACTTGAGAGTGACCATCAGCGGCGACGTGAACGCCGACGGCGTCGTCAATGGACTGGATATAAATCAGATCGCCACCAAGTGGTTGGCCACCGGTACTGGTATCGCTGGTGACGCCAACAACGACGGCGTAATCAACGGTTTGGATATCAACGCGGTAGCCTCGAACTGGCTCCACACGGCGGGCGGTGGTACTGAGGTTGGCGCGGCTGTCCCTGAACCCACAAGCTTCATGATCGCCGCGCTCGCCGGACTCGCCTTACTGGCCCACGGACGTCGTTGATTAGGATGATGCGCTTCCTGATCCGGACTCAAATCCATTAGGGTGCGCACCGTGGCATTGACGATGCGAGAAGCCCACGGCCTCCCTAACAACACCGCGGTTTCTTCTGATGAAAAGCTGCGGAGGAACATGAGAATCCGAACGGAACCCCGGTCCGGCAAAGCTGAAAAGGCAACGTCGATCTCGCCTGCCGGTAAACTACCGGATTCGGAATCGGACTACCGCGATTCCCCGCGTAGAAACTGGATTGTTTGCAAGCGTTTGCAATGGGGCAGCTTTGGGATAAGATCCCTGAAAAGCACGGAGCTTTTGGGCTTTTAGCGGTTCCGGCAGGATTTTCTCACACAGTAGAAGTCGCAGGTTCGAGTCCTGCAACGCCCATTCGTTGTAAGCCCCGCCGAAACGAGCATTTCTGTTACCTGCCGACGTTCGGCAGTGCGGGCCTTGAAGTCCTCCGAAATCCGGTAGCCTACCGGATTGCTGATGGCTGGAGGTTCGCACGATGTCCGCTACCAATTCGGCACGCATCCCATCATAGCGCCGTCACACGCCAACGGGTCAGGCTGTGGTCACTCTTGCTGGCAAGGACCGATTTCTAGATCTTTGGAGAACCCATCGTGACTCAGCACTTTATCGCGATTGACACGATAAAGCGCCATGCGTCGCAATCCCGCAATCGCGTTATTTAACCCGGAAGCCGAAAAGGTCGGCGTCCAGCAGCTCGATGAAGAGCACCACGCTGCGGCCCTGCAACTCCTTGAGGCTCGAACCGTTCTTGAATCGCACCACTTGCTCGACGCTGTTCGCGTCGATGGGAATGCAGTCCTCCCGTGAAAATCCGGCGAGCACGTTCTGCTCCAGCAGGTGCGGTGCGAGGCTGTCGGTGGTGTCTTTGAGTGTGCGAACCGGCTTGTATTCGGCGATGCCGACCCGGACGCGCCCACGGCTGGCGTCCACGTTGAGCTGCAAGGTGTCGCCTGAAACCACAAAGGGCTTGGTGACCAGAGTTTCCATCTGGCTCTTCGTGCGCAGGCTCACATACCGATTGTGCTTTTGCGTATACAACGCGATCTGCCCCTTCCGAACCCGATCGGCGTAACGCGTGCTCCTCTGGGCGTCGGTGCGTGTGACGAGATGATCTCCATTCATAACACCGACGTAAAACCAATCCTCGTCCTCCACGAGGACCGGCGGGGCCGCAAACATAATTAGGCGATCATAACTGTCCTCCTCGGTACCGTGCGGAATCCAGGCCTCGCGGCTGGCGGTGCGATCCCACGTGCGCCCGCCGTCGCGACTCAGCGTGATGCGCATTTCGTTCGTTCCCTTGCGCGCCCAGGGCCAAAGGGATGGATTCTCGGCCGTGGCTGGCCAGGGCCAGCCCTGGCGCCGGCCGGACATTTCGGGCGCGCTTTTATCCAAGACCGGCCCCCCTTGCGGCGAGGAGCGGTCGCCGTGGAACCAGCTCAATAGCCCTAACACCACCCCATCCTGACAAAAGGGTGCCATCGACATCGGCTCGTCGTAATAGTCCGCGCGGTGCGGATCCGCCGCATCAGGGGTCAGAACGATGTCCGAGGTCCAGTGCTTGAGGTCGGGCGATGCGAAGCGAGCGATTTCGCGCGTCGGCAGCCAGTGCGGCACCGCGTTCTGGACGATGGCCACCCACTCCTGGTGCTGCGCGTCCCAAAAACTGAGAGTGCGTCCGCGCGGGCTGAAGGTGCCATCGACCGGCGTGAGTTTTTCCTTCCAGTCGCGGTCGTTGATGAAGTCCGGCAATTCGGCCCCAAAGTAGTTGCGGCCGTCGATGTTGAAAGCGTACCGCCTGGCAGGATCGGTCACGTCGCCGTACAGCGCGAGATCCATGAAACCGAACGGGCTAAGAGTGTTATTGTCCCGCCCGACTCCGGTGGGATGAGTAAACGGCGTATACTTCTTCCAGTCGGTCCCTGTCGGCTGATCGAGAATGCCGAGGTTCGGTTTTTCCCAATGGACGCCGTCCTTGCTCGTCGCATAACCAGCCGTCGTCACGTACTCTTGATCGGGGTCCGGCGGACGGGAATCCGCCACCTTGGTACGCCATGCGCCATCGGCAAAGATTACGTCATTGATCGTGGAAGAACGCGCATCGCTCTTGGGAATCCACCACACGGCGGTGTAGTAGCCAACGAATGTGCCGTCGGCTTTTCGCACGAAGTGAGTAGGCAGCGCGCTATGAGTTTCCCACGGCTTATCATTCGCAATCACGACACCCCTGGCCTTGGGGTGATGCACGACGCGGTCCAAGCCCGTGCCACGGGCGACCGCGAAGTCGTCGATGAACAGCTGCCAGTGCTGCGGGTCGATAGCCTGTTCTTTGCCATTGTCGGTTTTTTTGTCCGCTTGTTTATCAGCGATCGGGTTGGAATCCGCAGCGGTCTGCTGCGCTGACAGCTCCGTCAGCGGATTGAAGGCAACGACAAGTATCAATACAGCGACCGCCCGCATGCTTCGAATAAGTAGGCGCATGGTGTTCATAGATGCCATTGTTTTAGGGATAGCGGGGATTACGACTACAAGCAGCGATATGCGCACCCTGCATTGCGGACTAGCGAGGAGAGAAGGATTGCAGCCGGTAAGCTACCGGATCGCTGTCTCACACTACCGCGATTTGTCGAGAGAGGCCACTACTGTCTGCGACTATTTGCAGTACTCTCGACTCGGACTAAAACCCGGAAAAGACCGGAGGATTTAGGCTTTGCGGTTCCGGCGGGATTTTCTCACACGGTAGAAGTCACAGGTTTGCGTCAGGTAACGCCCACTACTTGTCAGTCTTGCCGAAGCAAGCATTCCTGTTACCTGCCGATGGTCGGCAGTGCGGCCCGCTCCCCAAGCGATAAAACCGTACATACCGCTTTGCGCCTCCGAATGGCACTCCGCGCCATGCCAAAACTCGTCAACACTCCCCCTCGCTATCTAGGTCGCAATGTCAGCAGTGAGGCCATCGTCAGAATCGGCGGGGTCGAATGTTGCGCCGCGCGAGGAAATACCCGCTCGAACCGAATCCCACAAGCCGTGACCTCCAGGCCGCCGGTACGCTCCCATGCGACCGTAGGAAGTTCCCAATATCTCGCGAATTCCTTTGTATCTAACATGTTGCAGGACTACTTTACAGGCATGTCTTGCCAGGCGGGTTCTGTGGTCGAACGCAAACACCTGGGCTTGCGTTCTTTCATCATGGCGGCATTTCTGTCGTTTTGGGCCGACGAAGGAGAAGTGTCATGAAGTCGCGCGTCGCGTTTCTTGCGGTTGCGTTGGCGAACTCAGCGATATCTCTTGCCGCGGACTATACCGTCACGGATTTGGGAACACTCGGTGGCTCCGCGTCGAGCGCCCGCGCAATTAGCGACAGCGGATTGGTCACCGGTGCGATCACAATCGGAAACCAGTCGCACGTTTTCTTGTACGACGGCACGATGCACGATATCGGGACGGGGGTTGGCGACGGCGTTAACGACGCCGGTATGGTGACGGGGACGACGCCTGGCGCCTCGCCGGACGATTCGTCGCGCGTCTTCCTGTACGACGGCACGATGCACGATCTGGGCCCGGGCGCGAGCTACGGCATCAACAACAGCGGTGAGATCGTGCTGGACGGTATCCTTGGACAGGGGTTTCTCTATTACGGCGGATCGATGCACCCCATGCCGCTCTTACCCGGGGGGATAAACTATGCCATCCCGCTGGCGATCAACAATAGCGGCGAAGCCGCCGGCGTCGGTGACGCGCCGCTCGGATACAACCCAGGAGCTGAGCTGTACGCCTTTCTGTATGACGGGACGACGATGCACGACATCGGAACGCACGGACAGACTCCTGACGCGGTGCTGTTCACGAGCATCGCGTACGGCCTGAACGGACATGGAGATGTTGTGGGAACGGATACGGCTCTATCGACCGGCGGCGCGGGAATTAGCGGCGGATTTCTCAACATTGGCGGCGTCGAGAATGCCATTCCGGGGATTGCCCCGACCGGGGTCAACAATAGCGACATTGTGGTCGGGACGTCGACAACCGGGGCGGCCATCTATACCCTGGGCGGCGGGCTGGTGAATCTTGATGCGCTCATTGCTCCTTCGTCGGGATGGCACATCACGGCTGCCGCCGCAATCAACGACGCCGGACAGATTGTCGGATCCGGCAGTTTCGACGGCGGCCCGCTGCACGCCGTGCTGCTAAATCCTGTCCCCGAGCCATCCACTATCGCCCTGGCGGGCTTCGGGGCGCTGGCGATGATGTTGATTCGATGGATCGGGCGCCAAGGACATTGCACGTCACGATGAATTAGTCTCTTTCGCAGACTTTTCTTTCGAGACGTTGCCGCGCCACGCGATACCAATAGTCAGGGCAAGTAGGCCCAGGGCCAGAGACGACGGCTCGGGCACTGTCACGGAAAATAAGATGCCACCTCCGCTGCCCGAATCCGGATTGGCGTAGCCGTAGACTGTTGAGCCGTCGACCGCCAGATATCCTGCAGGATTATAACCAGTAAAATTGTGCAGGACCTGGTAGTTCGATCCATCTGAATTCATTGAAAATATCAGGCCATCGCCGGTCGGACCGCCGGTCGAAACCGTGCCGACCAACAGCGAGCCGCTATGAACCAGATTGCCAAGTTGGTATCCCGCAGTGCCGAAGTCTGCGAAGCTGTGCAGCATCTGATAATTCGAACCATCGAGATTCATCGAGAAGATCGTGCCGTCGCTGGCAAGTGGCACGCCGCCCGCGTTGGTGGTGCCAAATAGCTGCGAACCAATTTGCACAAGGCCCGTGTATGACTGGTTGCCAGTAGCGTCGAACTGATGCAGGACCTGAAAATTCTGTCCGTTGGGGCTGACGGAGTAGATCACACCAACATTGTTCTGACCTCCCGCCGAGGTGGTGCCGTAGAGCGTCGACCCGACGGCCAAAAGCGGGCCGTGTGGGAAGTCGCCGTCTGTTCCGTTGAACGCATGGATCGTCTGGAGATTCGAGCCATCCACATTCAGTGAAAGCACGCTTGAGCCATTTGCGTAGACTCCGAAAAGTTGCGACCCCAGCAGCGTCAGCGGCGAAAGTGGTGCATCGGAGTTGCTCGGGAAGCTCGACAGCACTTGAGAATCTGAGCCGTCCAAAGCCATCGATAGCACTTTGCCGGGATTCGTGGGCGACGCGTATTGCGTAACGCCATAAAGTTTCGAGCCCACCTCGGTGAGGCTCAGGAACATGCTCCCCTCGGTCGTCGTGTCGAGCTGATGGAGCGTCTGAAAGTTGCTGCCGTCGACAGCGACCGAGAACGCGGTGTCGCGGGTCGTACCGTACAGCGTCGAGTCGATGTCCAATAGATTGCCGCCGAGTTGCACATTGTTTGGAAACGTGAACAGGGTCTGGTATCCGTCGGCCAGCGCTGTGGAAACAGCCAAACCGCCCAGCATCGCGAGGGTCATGCATGTGGTCGCGGCAAATCGCGAGATGCACAAGTAATTATGTCGAACAACGGGCCGCAGTGCGGTTCGCAAGAAAGACCAATCCATCGCAGCCACCTGCCCATTGTCGCCCTGTGCCATTGATGTTGTTCCTGGGATGACCTTGTGCCCTGTCGGGTCGGTGGAACTTGCGACGTGCCAGAAATCGCGATGCGTAGCATGACCCGCAAATGTTCTCCCTGTTCTCACTCCAGGTATATACGGCTGCCACGCGGTTGGGAACGATTTCCCACCAGATATTCGGCTTATGACCCCCGATGTGCGGCTCTACTGATTTTGGGCCGTGCTCGGCGATTCGGCCCTAGGATCTACGGCGTCTGGCATACAGCGTCGCGCTTGCCAGCAGTGCGAGCGCGGCGGTCGATGGCTCAGGCACTTGCGTGGCCGTTCCACTGCCGGCTGCGTGCAGCCAGTTGGTGGCCACAAGGTTGATGTCGAGACCGTTGACGACTCCGTCGTTGTTGGCGTCGCCGGCCACGCCCGTACCGGAGGCCAACCATTTGGAGGCAATTAGATTGATGTCCAACCCGTTGACGATCCCGTCGCCATTGACGTCGCCGCTGATCGTCACACTTAAGGTGCCGGTGCTGTAAAGCTGCGATGCGTTCCAGCTTAGGCCAGCCCCGAGTGCCGGCAAATTCAACTGCGAGAATCGACCGGTTTCGCTTCCCCATGTGAACAAATGAAACTTGTTGCCGACTTGCGGCGTGATGCCGTCAAGCACGATCTGCAGGGCGCCGTCGAAGCTGAGCTGGCCGGCCACATCGATCTTGTCATATCCGGTTACCGGTGTCGTGCCCGCCAATTGCATAGTTGTCGTGTTCGAATGCTGTAGCGTCACATTTCCGCCGAAGCTCATATCGACCGCAACATTCGGCGAAAGTCCGCCGGCGAAGACCGCCGCGCCTGTGCCGACGGTGCCGTTTGGTCCGGAATACCCACCCTGGAATGTGGCGCTCGAGCCGCTGTCGATTGTGAACGTGCCGCTATTGGTGACGGCGCCGTAAAACGTGTGGCTTTGCGATCCCGACACTTCGATGTTGCCCCCAGTCGCTAGGTTGCTAACCAAACTAAACACGCTCGACTGGCCGGTGAATTGCACCCGGCCACCGTTGGCAAGGCCGGCGGTCGTGGTGAGCGTGCCGCTCCCTTCGATCAATGAACCGGGCCCGTTGCCGAGCAGGCCTCGAATGTCCAGTTCTCCGCCGTTGAGTATCTCGGTGCCGAGATTCACAGAACTGTTGAACACAATTAAATCAGAATTCGGCCCGACGGTGACGCTGCCGTTGTTGGTCAAGCCGGTTGTGGAAAACGTCGCTCCCTGCTCGACCTTGAGCTGCGAGCTCACGTCTGCGACCGAGACCGTGCCGGCAAGCGACACAGAGAGTGGCTGACCGACGAAGTCAGCGATGCCGCCATTGCTGATTGTAATCTTGCTGGCCGTCAGGTTGCCTCCGGTCATCGTGAAGTTGGCACTGCTGGCGGTACCGTCGACGACCAGGGCGCTCGTATTCAGCGTGCCGCCTGCCAACGTTAGTGATCCGCCGTTATTGACCGTCGTGGACTGTCCTACGACCAGCCCCTTGGTGGCGTCGAGTGTCAGGTTGGTTCCCAGCAACTGGCCGCTGCCGACTGTAACACTCGTCGGTCCAGTATTGGCGTTGGTGAATGTATTCGTGCCAGACGACCAACTGGCGGGGTCGAAGAAGCGGAAGGCTTCGATATCGAGGCTGCCGCCCATGAAAGATCCTCCGGCATAGATCATTCCGGTCGGGGCAACCGAAACCGAAACCGGGTTGAAGGTCCGGCCATTCACCGTCGCGGCAACGGTTTCCAGGTATGTGCCGCTGGTCGAAAATACCTTGATGCCAGCATTGTTGTCCGTGGCGTATACCAGGCCCGTCCCGCCGACTGCGACTCCTGTGGGCTGATTAAGTTGACCTGGGCCCGAGGCATCGCCGATCGACGAAACAAATGCTCCGGCGCTTGAGAATACTTCAAGCCGATTATTGCTGGGATCCGTGACGTAGACGTTTGCACCCGTGGCGTCGAGCGCCAAGGCACCCACATTTGACGGGCCAATTTGACCAGGTCCGCTGCCGGGCGAGCCGAACGACCCTATGAGTGGATACGATGTTCCGTTGAAGGTCGAGCTATAGACATTAATCTGCGTCTTGGAAGCGGCATACACCAGCCCCGTTTGACTGACGACCACTCCGGTCGGTGTGATGATCCCGCCGGCGGATGGCAAGGAGC is a window from the Pirellulales bacterium genome containing:
- a CDS encoding PEP-CTERM sorting domain-containing protein → MKSRVAFLAVALANSAISLAADYTVTDLGTLGGSASSARAISDSGLVTGAITIGNQSHVFLYDGTMHDIGTGVGDGVNDAGMVTGTTPGASPDDSSRVFLYDGTMHDLGPGASYGINNSGEIVLDGILGQGFLYYGGSMHPMPLLPGGINYAIPLAINNSGEAAGVGDAPLGYNPGAELYAFLYDGTTMHDIGTHGQTPDAVLFTSIAYGLNGHGDVVGTDTALSTGGAGISGGFLNIGGVENAIPGIAPTGVNNSDIVVGTSTTGAAIYTLGGGLVNLDALIAPSSGWHITAAAAINDAGQIVGSGSFDGGPLHAVLLNPVPEPSTIALAGFGALAMMLIRWIGRQGHCTSR
- a CDS encoding choice-of-anchor tandem repeat GloVer-containing protein, whose product is MAQGDNGQVAAMDWSFLRTALRPVVRHNYLCISRFAATTCMTLAMLGGLAVSTALADGYQTLFTFPNNVQLGGNLLDIDSTLYGTTRDTAFSVAVDGSNFQTLHQLDTTTEGSMFLSLTEVGSKLYGVTQYASPTNPGKVLSMALDGSDSQVLSSFPSNSDAPLSPLTLLGSQLFGVYANGSSVLSLNVDGSNLQTIHAFNGTDGDFPHGPLLAVGSTLYGTTSAGGQNNVGVIYSVSPNGQNFQVLHQFDATGNQSYTGLVQIGSQLFGTTNAGGVPLASDGTIFSMNLDGSNYQMLHSFADFGTAGYQLGNLVHSGSLLVGTVSTGGPTGDGLIFSMNSDGSNYQVLHNFTGYNPAGYLAVDGSTVYGYANPDSGSGGGILFSVTVPEPSSLALGLLALTIGIAWRGNVSKEKSAKETNSS
- a CDS encoding dockerin type I domain-containing protein; amino-acid sequence: MAAILTNVLLVTSGDRAHAQFTYLNQIAGGATNSPGYLQYPYFVSSVGPAGEIVLTEGPFGNAASAYAADGSFLHTVGAGNVAHPIYSAIGPDGTSYLSENSNESIAVVDPNGNFVRSLPSAGGIITPTGVVVSQTGLVYAASKTQINVYSSTFNGTSYPLIGSFGSPGSGPGQIGPSNVGALALDATGANVYVTDPSNNRLEVFSSAGAFVSSIGDASGPGQLNQPTGVAVGGTGLVYATDNNAGIKVFSTSGTYLETVAATVNGRTFNPVSVSVAPTGMIYAGGSFMGGSLDIEAFRFFDPASWSSGTNTFTNANTGPTSVTVGSGQLLGTNLTLDATKGLVVGQSTTVNNGGSLTLAGGTLNTSALVVDGTASSANFTMTGGNLTASKITISNGGIADFVGQPLSVSLAGTVSVADVSSQLKVEQGATFSTTGLTNNGSVTVGPNSDLIVFNSSVNLGTEILNGGELDIRGLLGNGPGSLIEGSGTLTTTAGLANGGRVQFTGQSSVFSLVSNLATGGNIEVSGSQSHTFYGAVTNSGTFTIDSGSSATFQGGYSGPNGTVGTGAAVFAGGLSPNVAVDMSFGGNVTLQHSNTTTMQLAGTTPVTGYDKIDVAGQLSFDGALQIVLDGITPQVGNKFHLFTWGSETGRFSQLNLPALGAGLSWNASQLYSTGTLSVTISGDVNGDGIVNGLDINLIASKWLASGTGVAGDANNDGVVNGLDINLVATNWLHAAGSGTATQVPEPSTAALALLASATLYARRRRS